From Anaerococcus urinomassiliensis:
GTGGAATGATACCTACTGCTAATGAAATAGTAGATAAAGCAATGGAAATATTGGGAGGCAAATAATGACTGAAGTAAAAGAAAAAGTGGTTTATGAAAAATCAACTGCATTAACAGATACACCCCTTCACTTTTGCCCAGGCTGTACCCACGGTATAGTTCACAAATTAGTAGCTGAATGCCTTGTAGAACTTGGTGTTGATGGTAAGTCTGTTGGTGTTGCTCCAGTAGGTTGTGCAGCTCCATCTACAGCATATTGGAATTTTGATATGACTCTAGCAGATCATGGTAGAGCGCCTGCCCTTGCTACAGGTATCAAGAGAGTAGAACCAGACAAATTTGTATTTACATACCAAGGTGATGGGGACCTAGCATCAATCGGTACCAATGAAATAGTCCATGCAGCTCATAGAGGCGAAAACATTTCAGTAATATTTATCAACAACGCTATATATGGTATGACCGGTGGACAAATGGCACCTACAACACTAATAGGTCAAGTTACAACAACCTCTCCAAAAGGCCGTGATGAAGCTTGGTCTGGTAAACCAATAAAAGTTTCAGAAATGCTTGCTACAATCGACGGAGCAAAATTTGTTGAAAGAGTTGCAGTGAACTCTCCAGCAGGAATTAGAAAAGCAAAGGCAGCCATAAAAAAATGCTTTGAATATCAAATAGAAGGCAAGGGATTTGGCATAGTCGAAGTACTTTCAACATGTTCTACCAACTGGGGTATGACACCAGTAGAAGCCATGAAATGGGTTGATGAGAACATGATCCCTTACTATCCATTAGGAAGAATAAAGGAGTAATAGTATGCAAAGACGTATTTTATGTGCAGGATTTGGTGGTCAAGGTGTACTTGCTATGGGTCAAATGCTAACCTATGCAGGCATGGTAGAAGGCAAAGAAGTTTCCTGGTATCCATCTTATGGACCAGAAATGAGAGGTGGATCTGCAAACTGCTCTGTAGTAATATCAGATGATCCGGTCGGAGCTCCAAACGTTGATATTGCAACTGATATGGTAGTTATGAACCAACCTTCTTTTGACAAATTCAAAGACAAGGTATCAGAAGGTGGCAATCTATTCATAAACACTTCACTAATTGATACAAAAGGTTACAAAAACGATAAAATCAATATCTATGAAGTTCCTGTAAGTGGCAAAGCCCAAGAACTTGGCAATATAAAAATGGCAAATATGGTAATGCTTGGTTCTTTTCTTGAAGTTACTAATTTACTAAAACTTGATTCAATCATTGAAGCTTTCACAAAAGTTTTTGGAGATAAGAAAAAACACTTAATCCCAGCAAACCAAAAGGCTCTTGATGAAGGAATGAATTTAATTAAAAACAATGAAACTGGAAATAATGATCAAAAAGATCAATATAGAAAAACACCAAAATCATTTGCCCTTGCTGCAAATAAGGAGTTTGAAGCAAAGTTTAAATATGATGAGTCTATATTCGATGATCCAATCACAACTGCAAGATATGCATTGGAATTTGAACAAAATGCCATTGATTATTATAGGTCACTTAACGAAAAACTAGATGGAGATTATAAGGCAATATTTGAATCAATAGCTATCCAAGAAGAAGAACACGTAAGCTATATCAAAGATTTACTAGCTTCTTTGGAAGAAGGCAGTGATAAGCTAGAACAAAATTATGATGCTTACCAAACAACAGCTATATTTGAAGACTCAAAGGCTGATGACTTTGAAGGTGAACTAATCATATCTGCCCTTAAGAATGCTTTGTATATAGAATATAACGAACTAGACTTTTACAAGAAAGCTAGCGAAAAAGTAGAAGAAGAAAAATCAAAGAAATTGTATACTGAGTTGATTAAATGGGAAAAAATGCACTTTGATCAATTTGACGAACATACAAAACTACACCAAGAACAATGGTGGGCTGATCAATCGTATTCAGCTTTCTAAAGAATAGAAAATAGCGACAATTAAATAAAAAAAGAAGGTATACTATGGCAAATATATTTAATAAAATGCAAGAGCATGATTATGAACAACTAATATTCATGAATGACGTACAAACAGGCTTGCGTGCAGTTACCTGCATACACAATACAGTTCTAGGTCCAGCTATAGGTGGAATGAGAATTTGGGAATATGACTCAGAAGAAGATGCTATTGAAGATGCCATGAGACTAGCTCGTGGCATGACCTACAAAAATGCCGCTTGTGGTATTTGGGCAGGTGGTGCCAA
This genomic window contains:
- a CDS encoding thiamine pyrophosphate-dependent enzyme, with protein sequence MTEVKEKVVYEKSTALTDTPLHFCPGCTHGIVHKLVAECLVELGVDGKSVGVAPVGCAAPSTAYWNFDMTLADHGRAPALATGIKRVEPDKFVFTYQGDGDLASIGTNEIVHAAHRGENISVIFINNAIYGMTGGQMAPTTLIGQVTTTSPKGRDEAWSGKPIKVSEMLATIDGAKFVERVAVNSPAGIRKAKAAIKKCFEYQIEGKGFGIVEVLSTCSTNWGMTPVEAMKWVDENMIPYYPLGRIKE
- a CDS encoding 2-oxoacid:acceptor oxidoreductase family protein, coding for MQRRILCAGFGGQGVLAMGQMLTYAGMVEGKEVSWYPSYGPEMRGGSANCSVVISDDPVGAPNVDIATDMVVMNQPSFDKFKDKVSEGGNLFINTSLIDTKGYKNDKINIYEVPVSGKAQELGNIKMANMVMLGSFLEVTNLLKLDSIIEAFTKVFGDKKKHLIPANQKALDEGMNLIKNNETGNNDQKDQYRKTPKSFALAANKEFEAKFKYDESIFDDPITTARYALEFEQNAIDYYRSLNEKLDGDYKAIFESIAIQEEEHVSYIKDLLASLEEGSDKLEQNYDAYQTTAIFEDSKADDFEGELIISALKNALYIEYNELDFYKKASEKVEEEKSKKLYTELIKWEKMHFDQFDEHTKLHQEQWWADQSYSAF